One segment of Podospora pseudopauciseta strain CBS 411.78 chromosome 5 map unlocalized CBS411.78m_5.2, whole genome shotgun sequence DNA contains the following:
- a CDS encoding uncharacterized protein (EggNog:ENOG503P1D4) — protein MSSGYSVGDFVAGAEMAQKLHILVKTSADTPSEYEAAMKELVLTQQAFITVSQLSQNQVFLPRNTISAASFLISSSLDTISKFLKRTESLKKSLSSNGPPTIRDSGCRIGWELYGKDELRELREKLHNCLAALNLLLSAANLGHRSILPPSTPSHAPTLDQNDGYTSESTCVDLEVVDLIGEELGSMRSDHQTVNESPKTSAKPSQLKTEFGGRLEAAKSPASSLEKPKTLSSTGGPDHALLERLAVLEKLAAEKKDWESSQAERRKNADFLIRHAESAFGSKLQGKSIPKGI, from the exons ATGTCATCTGGTTACTCCGTGGGTGACTTTGTCGCTGGCGCCGAGATGGCCCAGAAACTGCACATCCTCGTGAAGACTTCAGCAGACACTCCCTCCGAATATGAAGCTGCAATGAAGGAACTTGTCCTGACCCAACAGGCCTTCATCACTGTGAGCCAACTCAGCCAAAACCAGGTTTTTCTGCCCCGAAACACAATCAGCGCGGCGTCATTTCTCATCTCCTCGTCACTGGACACGATCTCGAAATTCCTCAAACGAACCGAATCCCTGAAAAAGAGTTTGTCCAGTAACGGGCCGCCAACTATTCGAGATAGTGGGTGCAGAATTGGGTGGGAGTTGTACGGGAAAGACGAACTGAGAGAGCTACGCGAGAAGTTGCATAACTGTCTCGCTGCGCTGAATCTTCTGCTCTCCGCAGCGAACCT CGGACATCGCTCTATTCTCCCTCCATCCACCCCATCGCACGCTCCGACCCTCGATCAAAATGATGGATATACCTCAGAATCTACATGTGTGGATTTGGAAGTCGTCGACCTCATAGGGGAAGAACTGGGTTCGATGCGTTCGGATCACCAGACTGTCAATGAGTCCCCAAAAACTTCGGCCAAGCCCTCGCAGCTGAAGACTGAGTTTGGAGGCAGGCTTGAGGCTGCCAAATCCCCTGCTTCTTCACTCGAGAAACCCAAAACGCTGAGCAGCACCGGTGGCCCCGACCATGCATTGTTGGAGCGGCTTGCAGTCTTGGAGAAGCTAGcagcagagaagaaggattGGGAATCTAGTCAAGCCGAGCGGAGAAAGAATGCCGACTTTCTGATCCGCCACGCAGAATCTGCATTTGGGTCCAAACTGCAAGGCAAAAGCATTCCCAAAGGAATCTGA
- a CDS encoding uncharacterized protein (CAZy:PL1; COG:G; EggNog:ENOG503NXXT) codes for MRFNLLLLFAPLSGALPLLPTSLFGLASWDVEGFARDNPLGPTTGGKGGPTVTVSTVADFKAAVTGDEPKIVLVSGELNFPSRPKIGSNKSVIGVGKTAQITGSGLDIVNATNVIIQNLKISFILDNDCITIRNSTRVWVDHNEFTSDISKGPDEYDGQVDIIRGSDWITVSWNYFHDHWKSSLVGNDANFRDIDFGHLHITYHHNHWRNEGTRGPAGRFGHQHVYNNLYEDFLYQAIHSRSDNQVLVEGNVFRGKTREALSTYGLVIPDDSPNTCVCGDEELDGFANLGARNDWGGATVNITQVGDFVKAPYKYKLTPLLLVSPLVKFGAGVGKI; via the exons ATGCGGTTCAACCTTCTCTTACTGTTTGCTCCCTTATCAGGGgctcttcccctcctccccacctccctcttcggcCTCGCCTCCTGGGACGTGGAAGGCTTCGCGAGAGATAACCCCCTCGGCCCTACCACCGGCGGCAAAGGCGGTCCCACTGTCACCGTGTCCACCGTCGCAGACTTCAAAGCAGCAGTCACCGGTGATGAACCAAAGATTGTCCTCGTCAGTGGAGAACTAAACTTCCCTTCGAGGCCCAAAATCGGATCCAACAAGTCAGTGATCGGGGTGGGCAAGACAGCGCAGATAACCGGGTCAGGGTTGGATATCGTCAACGCGACGAATGTGATCATCCAGAATCTGAAGATTAGTTTTATTCTGGATAACGACTGCATCACGATAAGAAACTCGACGAGGGTTTGGGTGGACCACAACGAGTTTACGAGCGATATCTCCAAGGGGCCAGATGAATAC GACGGCCAGGTCGACATCATCCGCGGCTCCGACTGGATCACCGTCTCGTGGAACTACTTCCACGACCACTGGAAGTCCTCCCTCGTCGGCAACGACGCCAACTTCCGTGACATTGACTTTGGCCACCTGCACATCACctaccaccacaaccactgGCGCAACGAGGGGACTCGCGGTCCGGCCGGACGGTTTGGTCATCAGCACGTCTACAACAACTTGTATGAGGACTTTTTGTACCAGGCTATCCACTCGAGGTCGGACAACcaggtgctggtggaggggaatgtCTTTAGGGGTAAGACGAGGGAGGCGTTGAGTACGTATGGGTTGGTGATCCCGGATGATTCGCCGAACACGTGTGTTtgtggggatgaggagctgGATGGATTTGCGAATTTGGGGGCCA GAAACGACTGGGGCGGGGCGACGGTCAACATCACGCAGGTGGGAGACTTTGTGAAGGCGCCGTACAAGTACAAGTTGACGCCGCTGCTGTTGGTGTCTCCGTTGGTGAAGTTTGGCGCGGGAGTAGGGAAGATCTGA
- a CDS encoding uncharacterized protein (COG:B; EggNog:ENOG503P67S): MACLALTTFLTSALTLSHFTTGTRATSELPDDDELCGRGLPTTPFNRTVLTTIGPYSYDPAAWSPWTHRPYCLEANEEPWCVYTNAASPKGHGISIITTPEIAGTTLNILEHPFDQKFFAPEKIYLPRPYKVVDIPGKGKGVIATQKIEKGKAILVDHASLVAAVEYPADVMREEVQDLLETAVHRLGEPEKVLGLSKKGRGDEATEIEDLLLTNSFTVLIQGKEFMALFADLSRFNHDCKPNAFIYFSETTLAMTVWASRDIEPGEEISITYSTAGLLSKERQQALENIWGFKCSCALCTSPPEVLKKSDDNRAQIRSYQASIPKLAQEEKFEEALQQAEHMFQLVEEEGLTDQMSDMYEYPARMYYHVGNLDKALEYTLKVKREIDGFGVPGKFGQEKLQGMEGIIRRLEMEIKIKREREEQFGKQAKLRGKARRVVMGMP, translated from the exons ATGGCTTGCCTTGCCCTGACAACTTTCCTCACGTCCGctctcaccctctcccactttACCACAGGTACAAGAGCCACATCAGAACTGCCAGATGACGATGAGCTATGCGGCCGCGGTCTCCCAACCACTCCCTTCAACCGCACTGTCCTGACCACCATCGGACCCTACTCCTACGACCCAGCAGCCTGGAGCCCCTGGACACATAGGCCCTACTGCCTCGAGGCTAACGAAGAGCCATGGTGTGTCTACACCAACGCTGCCTCTCCAAAAGGCCAcggcatcagcatcatcactACCCCTGAGATTGCCGGAACTACCTTGAACATTCTCGAGCACCCCTTTGACCAGAAATTCTTCGCCCCCGAGAAGATCTACCTGCCAAGACCATACAAGGTTGTTGACATTCCTGGCAAAGGAAAGGGGGTGATTGCCACGCAAAAGattgagaaggggaaggctATTCTGGTGGATCATGCGTCGCTTGTTGCAGCGGTCGAGTACCCTGCTGatgtgatgagggaggaagTGCAGGACTTGTTGGAGACGGCGGTGCACCGGTTGGGAGAGCCAGAAAAGGTGCTGGGACTGtcgaagaaggggaggggtgacGAGGCAACCGAGATTGAGGATTTGTTGTTGACGAACAGCTTTACGGTGTTGATTCAGGGGAAGGAGTTTATGGCTTTGTTTGCGGATCTGTCG AGGTTTAACCACGATTGCAAGCCAAA TGCTTTCATCTACTTTTCCGAGACAACCCTGGCCATGACCGTCTGGGCCTCAAGAGACATTGAACCTGGGGAGGAAATCTCCATTACAT ATTCCACCGCCGGTCTTCTGTCCAAAGAAAGACAACAAGCCCTCGAAAATATCTGGGGTTTCAAATG CTCGTGCGCCCTCTGCACCTCGCCCCCCGAAGTTCTCAAAAAGTCTGATGACAACCGCGCCCAAATCCGCTCTTACCAAGCCTCCATTCCCAAGCTCGCCCAAGAAGAAAAGTTTGAAGAAGCGCTCCAGCAAGCGGAGCACATGTTCCAGctcgtcgaggaggagggtctCACCGATCAGATGTCTGACATGTATGAGTATCCAGCCAGGATGTACTACCACGTTGGCAACCTGGACAAGGCTTTGGAGTATACTCTTAAAgtgaagagggagattgatgggtttggggtgcCGGGGAAGTTTGGGCAGGAGAAGCTGcaggggatggaggggatcATCAGGcggttggagatggagatcaagatcaagagggagagagaggagcaGTTTGGGAAACAGGCGAAGTTGAgggggaaggcgaggagggttgtGATGGGGATGCCTTGA
- a CDS encoding uncharacterized protein (COG:S; EggNog:ENOG503NZ1Q) gives MASSQPTAPDVPSKDENENSLGSEIVDFLPIPAVNPTTSVEGPHKPEPSDKLGNQQTLSHALATEGTTEHPQGIAQLDHDEEVRDLGWNEPKQEIPAPLVGGMDNEELWMLVRRFNKQIFHTKATPYPPPGGLDLNIAEQEEFSPDKMRGNFERLYMTVGVGMLAAVKHIARLRSWKETRRTAGFCSAYFLAWLFDFLTPLLISVLVALIAVPWTREYLFPPAPVSLVDSKTGGIQKPKAGVLGSHDSATGAPENHKGEAVEQEASNFVSGIATVAVSGAVGQHAQGDQESAEQSTTEMHKAIGSKPGTKRDKTEVPMQTAMWSKLQPIMHALGAFVDTWERFANALSPTPPFPTDVHRLRFVALILPLLALSFVVTSYMFVKGVTFGIGFGFFGDPIISRGLDWLNRTIPDWKKLLELRNTLLKGVPTNAQLTITLLRIGEANHAPLPPPPRINEVPPDKPAQLTSNDLSAVGADAPMNASAGELQEAIHYDPSIKHDKGGNQGGHSVMVKGQDKEQNKKSNKFLNFFRGTAKTAVKTAVGADTIRGKMGISHHAKDRLGVVPPAEKVPISGPVEFEARYDGKKGNVYLSTAATIPVVAFGTKKTKEKIGPDGEEKEDLHAMWSVPVSEIVELKKLGGYGWKAKLVVGWSLEREVSDGLELRTSRGEVYKITAIPLRDELFNRLIAVGGQKWEAW, from the exons ATGGCTTCATCCCAGCCAACGGCACCGGACGTGCCGTCCAAGGACGAAAATGAAAACAGCCTAGGATCTGAAATCGTCGACTTCTTACCCATCCCCGCCGTCAACCCTACCACCTCTGTCGAAGGCCCTCACAAGCCCGAGCCCAGTGACAAACTGGGAAACCAACAAACTCTCTCGCACGCCTTGGCCACCGAGGGCACCACCGAACACCCCCAAGGCATCGCCCAACTCGACCACGACGAAGAGGTTCGCGACCTAGGATGGAACGAGCCCAAGCAAGAGATTCCAGCCCCTCTGGTAGGTGGTATGGACAACGAAGAGCTCTGGATGCTCGTGCGCCGGTTCAACAAG CAAATCTTCCACACCAAAGCCACCCCCTACCCCCCGCCCGGCGGTCTCGATCTCAACATTGCGGAACAGGAGGAGTTCTCGCCAGACAAGATGCGCGGCAACTTTGAGCGCCTCTATATGACGGTTGGCGTAGGGATGCTGGCGGCAGTTAAGCACATTGCTCGTCTCCGTTCCTGGAAGGAAACCCGGCGCACAGCAGGGTTTTGCAGTGCTTATTTCCTTGCGTGGCTGTTTGACTTCCTCACACCGCTGCTGATTAGTGTTCTCGTGGCGCTGATCGCGGTGCCGTGGACGAGAGAGTATCTCTTCCCCCCTGCGCCAGTGTCGCTTGTCGACAGCAAAACAGGCGGGATACAGAAACCCAAGGCTGGTGTGCTAGGTAGCCACGACAGCGCTACGGGCGCGCCTGAGAACCACAAGGGTGAGGCGGTCGAGCAGGAAGCTAGCAATTTTGTGAGCGGGATCGCGACGGTGGCGGTGAGCGGCGCTGTCGGGCAACATGCTCAGGGGGATCAGGAGTCGGCAGAGCAGTCCACGACCGAGATGCACAAAGCTATTGGGTCGAAGCCGGGAACCAAGAGGGACAAGACGGAGGTGCCGATGCAGACAGCTATGTGGTCGAAGCTTCAGCCCATTATGCATGCGCTGGGGGCTTTTGTGGATACCTGGGAGAGGTTTGCAAA CGCGTTGTCTCCTACGCCGCCGTTTCCCACCGATGTTCACCGTCTGAGATTTGTCGCGCTCATCCTGCCTCTTCTCGCCTTGTCGTTCGTCGTCACTTCGTACATGTTTGTCAAGGGTGTCACCTTTGGCATTGGGTTCGGGTTCTTCGGTGACCCTATCATCTCTCGTGGTCTGGACTGGCTCAACAGAACTATCCCCGACTGGAAGAAGTTGCTGGAGTTGCGAAA TACTCTCCTCAAAGGCGTTCCCACCAATGCTCAGCTCACCATCACTCTCCTCCGTATTGGGGAGGCGAACCATgcacccctcccaccaccaccccgtaTCAACGAAGTACCTCCCGACAAACCTGCCCAGCTTACCTCCAATGACCTTTCCGCTGTCGGTGCCGATGCTCCCATGAACGCAAGCGCGGGTGAACTCCAGGAAGCGATCCACTACGACCCCAGCATCAAGCACGACAAGGGCGGCAACCAAGGCGGGCACAGTGTCATGGTGAAGGGTCAGGACAAGGAGCAAAACAAGAAGAGCAACAAGTTCCTCAACTTTTTCAGGGGCACTGCAAAGACTGCTGTCAAGACTGCCGTGGGCGCTGATACTATCAGGGGCAAGATGGGCATCAGCCATCACGCCAAGGACAGACTAGGAGTTGTTCCCCCTGCCGAAAAGGTGCCCATCAGTGGACCGGTAGAGTTCGAGGCGAGATACGACGGCAAGAAGGGCAATGTTTATTTGTCGACGGCAGCAACAATTCCGGTCGTGGCGTTTGGAACGAAGAagacaaaggaaaagattgggccggatggggaggagaaggaggatttACATGCCATGTGGAGCGTGCCCGTGTCGGAGATTGTCG
- a CDS encoding uncharacterized protein (EggNog:ENOG503NY87; COG:G), producing MTRTDRVFQLVGSCNNYPWGKQGEKSLAVQLHKKTDPNFEIKNDEFYSELWFGDYPDFPARVLETGELLQDVLQKHKDELLGKKVIEELGGQLPFLPKILSIAKALPLQIHPNKELAAKLHKEDPENFTDPNHKPEIAVALSKFEVFAGWKPLEEVQLLFKRLGVLRQFVPAGIEDWSELTLREVTRSLLQADEKTVKSVEEALAKASKEELGKQTYILDLLPRLQDQYGATDNGSLVALLCMNFLVLDAGDAIYIPADGIHAYLSGDIVECMARSNNVLNAGFCPPADRNNIDMFADTLTFKPSTRSKDSVILPSQDQGKVKIYKPPMSEFDMLRLSLFQGEGEDIEAHRGPGVMIITHGNGTMLADGKTFRLEEGSIFFVAPGVKVRIDSPGGLEAHMAVVA from the coding sequence ATGACACGAACCGACCGCGTGTTCCAGCTCGTCGGAAGCTGCAACAACTACCCCTGGGGCAAGCAGGGCGAGAAATCACTTGCCGTCCAGCTCCACAAGAAGACCGACCCCAATTTTGAAATTAAGAACGACGAATTCTACTCTGAGCTCTGGTTCGGGGATTATCCAGACTTTCCTGCTCGAGTGCTGGAAACAGGCGAGCTTCTCCAGGATGTCCTCCAGAAGCACAAGGACGAACTCCTCGGCAAGAAGGTTATCGAGGAGCTAGGTGGACAGCTGCCTTTTCTGCCCAAAATTCTCTCCATCGCCAAAGCCTTACCTCTTCAGATTCACCCCAACAAGGAGCTCGCCGCCAAGCTTCACAAAGAAGATCCAGAGAACTTCACCGATCCGAACCACAAGCCCGAGATTGCAGTGGCGCTTTCCAAGTTCGAGGTCTTTGCTGGGTGGAAGCCGCTGGAGGAGGTTCAGTTACTTTTCAAGCGCCTCGGGGTCCTGCGCCAATTTGTCCCTGCTGGCATCGAAGACTGGTCAGAGTTAACCCTCCGCGAAGTCACCCGGTCCCTTCTCCAGGCCGATGAGAAGACCGTCAAGTCCGTTGAGGAAGCCTTGGCCAAGGCATCCAAGGAAGAGCTTGGCAAGCAGACATACATTCTCGATTTGCTGCCTCGTCTCCAAGACCAGTATGGAGCTACTGATAACGGATCTCTGGTTGCGTTACTCTGCATGAACTTCCTCGTGTTGGACGCGGGTGACGCGATTTACATTCCGGCAGACGGCATCCACGCCTACTTGAGTGGTGATATTGTCGAGTGCATGGCTCGCAGCAACAATGTCCTCAACGCTGGCTTCTGTCCTCCGGCGGATCGCAACAATATCGACATGTTTGCCGACACACTCACATTCAAGCCAAGCACGAGATCAAAAGACAGCGTCATCCTGCCGTCGCAGGACCAAGGAAAGGTCAAGATCTACAAGCCACCCATGAGCGAGTTCGACATGCTCAGGCTCAGCCTGTTccagggagagggagaagacaTTGAGGCGCACCGAGGGCCGGGTGTTATGATTATCACACACGGCAACGGAACAATGCTAGCGGATGGAAAGACGTTTAGACTGGAGGAAGGGTCGATTTTCTTTGTCGCACCGGGGGTGAAGGTTCGGATCGATAGTCCTGGTGGATTGGAGGCGCATatggctgttgttgcttgA